NNNNNNNNNNNNNNNNNNNNNNNNNNNNNNNNNNNNNNNNNNNNNNNNNNNNNNNNNNNNNNNNNNNNNNNNNNNNNNNNNNNNNNNNNNNNNNNNNNNNNNNNNNNNNNNNNNNNNNNNNNNNNNNNNNNNNNNNNNNNNNNNNNNNNNNNNNNNNNNNNNNNNNNNNNNNNNNNNNNNNNNNNNNNNNNNNNNNNNNNNNNNNNNNNNNNNNNNNNNNNNNNNNNNNNNNNNNNNNNNNNNNNNNNNNNNNNNNNNNNNNNNNNNNNNNNNNNNNNNNNNNNNNNNNNNNNNNNNNNNNNNNNNNNNNNNNNNNNNNNNNNNNNNNNNNNNNNNNNNNNNNNNNNNNNNNNNNNNNNNNNNNNNNNNNNNNNNNNNNNNNNNNNNNNNNNNNNNNNNNNNNNNNNNNNNNNNNNNNNNNNNNNNNNNNNNNNNNNNNNNNNNNNNNNNNNNNNNNNNNNNNNNNNNNNNNNNNNNNNNNNNNNNNNNNNNNNNNNNNNNNNNNNNNNNNNNNNNNNNNNNNNNNNNNNNNNNNNNNNNNNNNNNNNNNNNNNNNNNNNNNNNNNNNNNNNNNNNNNNNNNNNNNNNNNNNNNNNNNNNNNNNNNNNNNNNNNNNNNNNNNNNNNNNNNNNNNNNNNNNNNNNNNNNNNNNNNNNNNNNNNNNNNNNNNNNNNNNNNNNNNNNNNNNNNNNNNNNNNNNNNNNNNNNNNNNNNNNNNNNNNNNNNNNNNNNNNNNNNNNNNNNNNNNNNNNNNNNNNNNNNNNNNNNNNNNNNNNNNNNNNNNNNNNNNNNNNNNNNNNNNNNNNNNNNNNNNNNNNNNNNNNNNNNNNNNNNNNNNNNNNNNNNNNNNNNNNNNNNNNNNNNNNNNNNNNNNNNNNNNNNNNNNNNNNNNNNNNNNNNNNNNNNNNNNNNNNNNNNNNNNNNNNNNNNNNNNNNNNNNNNNNNNNNNNNNNNNNNNNNNNNNNNNNNNNNNNNNNNNNNNNNNNNNNNNNNNNNNNNNNNNNNNNNNNNNNNNNNNNNNNNNNNNNNNNNNNNNNNNNNNNNNNNNNNNNNNNNNNNNNNNNNNNNNNNNNNNNNNNNNNNNNNNNNNNNNNNNNNNNNNNNNNNNNNNNNNNNNNNNNNNNNNNNNNNNNNNNNNNNNNNNNNNNNNNNNNNNNNNNNNNNNNNNNNNNNNNNNNNNNNNNNNNNNNNNNNNNNNNNNNNNNNNNNNNNNNNNNNNNNNNNNNNNNNNNNNNNNNNNNNNNNNNNNNNNNNNNNNNNNNNNNNNNNNNNNNNNNNNNNNNNNNNNNNNNNNNNNNNNNNNNNNNNNNNNNNNNNNNNNNNNNNNNNNNNNNNNNNNNNNNNNNNNNNNNNNNNNNNNNNNNNNNNNNNNNNNNNNNNNNNNNNNNNNNNNNNNNNNNNNNNNNNNNNNNNNNNNNNNNNNNNNNNNNNNNNNNNNNNNNNNNNNNNNNNNNNNNNNNNNNNNNNNNNNNNNNNNNNNNNNNNNNNNNNNNNNNNNNNNNNNNNNNNNNNNNNNNNNNNNNNNNNNNNNNNNNNNNNNNNNNNNNNNNNNNNNNNNNNNNNNNNNNNNNNNNNNNNNNNNNNNNNNNNNNNNNNNNNNNNNNNNNNNNNNNNNNNNNNNNNNNNNNNNNNNNNNNNNNNNNNNNNNNNNNNNNNNNNNNNNNNNNNNNNNNNNNNNNNNNNNNNNNNNNNNNNNNNNNNNNNNNNNNNNNNNNNNNNNNNNNNNNNNNNNNNNNNNNNNNNNNNNNNNNNNNNNNNNNNNNNNNNNNNNNNNNNNNNNNNNNNNNNNNNNNNNNNNNNNNNNNNNNNNNNNNNNNNNNNNNNNNNNNNNNNNNNNNNNNNNNNNNNNNNNNNNNNNNNNNNNNNNNNNNNNNNNNNNNNNNNNNNNNNNNNNNNNNNNNNNNNNNNNNNNNNNNNNNNNNNNNNNNNNNNNNNNNNNNNNNNNNNNNNNNNNNNNNNNNNNNNNNNNNNNNNNNNNNNNNNNNNNNNNNtctagtgttttgcttattgcctttttataccgttttaatcgcgttattgttaccaaacaaacccaacttcgaattgtcttagcttgaaattgaaccaatagaaccatagagtaaaacttggtcttcgtgggattcgacccctaagtactacttctttgctgtgcacttgcagtaggaaaatagggtttaaaactctgtgttaTCAAACCTAAGCTGGTCCAGACCTAAGCTGGTCGCAAACGGGTTGTTTTCTCGCAACTTTAAAGACATTGGTTTCACCCACTATGGTGAAGACTGGCGAGAGATGAAAAAGATTGTGGGGCTAGAGCTTTTTAGTCCGAAAAAGCATAAGTCTTTCAGGTATATTAGAGAGGAAGAAGGTGACTTGCTGgtcaagaaaatatcaaaatccgCTCAAACACAAACCCTAATAGATTTGAGGAAATCCTTTTTCTCCTTCACTGCCGGTACCATATTTAGAATAGCCTTTGGACGAAACTTCCGACAGTACAATTTCACCGAtatggacaaacttgaagagctGGTGCTAGAGGCAGAAACCAACGTTTGCATCTTGGCACTCACTGACTTCTTACCCACGGGTTTTGGTTGGCTTGTAGACCGGATCTCCGGTCGGCATTCGAGGATGAACAATGCCTTTTCCAAACTCACCAATTTCTTTCAAGATGTGATCGATGAGCAACTAAAGATTGGACAACTCCAAGATAATTCCAACCTCGTCAGTGCCATGTTGGATATGATCAATATACCCACTAATCTCACTTCTTTCCAGATCACTTCCGATCATCTCATAGCAATGATGTCGGTCAGTGTGAATAATCTCTTAATTAGTAccaatctttaaatttttatgttAGAGATAGCTTAAGAACTTAGGTAATAGCTTAAGAAAGCTAAGTAATAGATTGGAGAGCAAGTTAAGTCGCTTCTTTTTTCATGAGTTTGTCAATCACTGTTCCGTGTTTCACAAAACGTGACACTAATGCAAATTGCACTTCACTCGAACGATCGAAATTATACATCCAAACAGTAGCAACCCCGAAGAAAGCATCTGGAAATGGTTTTCCACCATTGATAAAAGAAGATTGATCACCCTGATCTTCTCCACGAGCATTGCCGTCCTAATTAAAAGGCAAATATGtacatgtcaatatatatatgagtgcgAAAGAAAGCTGATCAGAGTTATCTAAAAACATGCATGAAAGTAAATTAATGTGTACCTTGAATATGATCTCCAGCTCCCTCATTTCTTCACCCCACATCAGTAAGACTTCCTTCAAAATGAGGAGTTCTTTTGGATTTGTCACGTCTACTCTCACGGATAAACATCCCTTCCATTTCATTTTATAGTATTCGTTCACCATAAGCTCAAaccatattctttttttctcctaaagttcatatatatacagagcAAACAACATGTCATTATAactatatgcatatatatgatgaaaacaTAGTGTTGCTAATTAAGTTATATATGTAAGTACGTACCTGAGCGAGACTTGAAATGTTGTAGCTGAGTTGAGGGTATTTACCAGCAACCCAACAACTTCTATTAAAAATGACCTTAGGAGCATTGAGGAAGAATTCATTACAGTTGATATATTTGATGTCGAAGATCTCCAAACGAGCTGCAATGACTTCCATTTTATTCATCACAGTAGGGCAAACCACTTGGAGGAACTCTAAGTTATTGTTCTCGATCTTCAACACACCAGGTCTGCTCAGGGATGTGATGATCAACACAAGCATCTCGAGAGAGGAGCAAGCTTCGAAAATACTGTTAAGGATACTAACATCAGCAATGATGTCACAAAGCTTTAGGGTCTTAAGATTGCAACAACTTTTGAAGGCCTCTGCCTCTGTTAGATAATATCGAGTGAGTGAGAATGAAGTGAGACTCTGATGAGAGAATATACTTGGGGATAACCTGAGCGTATTGTATCCACCTATAGGTCCCGTGATAACAATTTAGTTCACAAGTGTAAGCTCTTTGGTATGTTTCAGACGAGTCACTGTTTGGACCCACCTTTCGAGCGTACCATCTTCACATTGATATACACAACTGCCGATTCTGCAGCTCTCTAGGCAGTCACGATGATTGTTTATAGTCTGTAGaacacaaattaattaaaatttaaaaatacttgTAAACtgttaaaatcatatattaacaGTACTTAAACATATACATGGAATAAACTAAAACCTAAATTGGATTATTATCATTAACTATACAATCTAAATGCATGTAATTAATAGTCATTATACAACCAAATTTATGATCTACTATATTAGAAAACGGTTTTTCCCTGCACAAAGATAACTTATGATTTTGACACGAGAAACTGTTATCTAATACAGTAGTCAGTAGATCGTAGATTAGTTAATTGGCGTGAAAACtgttatctaatatatatatatatattatatagtagaTCATAAGTTAAATTATTGGCGTGATAAACTGTTAAAAAATGATGTTTCCATCAAACATTAACAAGTGTGTTTAAGAGGTAGTTTGtcatttgtaatttttttctcaCTTCAGAGGTTATCTAAATACTTTTGAATTCATCCCCGTATGTGTGTAGAACATTTCTTCTACCacacaacttaaaaaaaatatatatatatataatgtatctAAACATCAGTTTATAGGTCGACCTATCTATGTATTATTTCATCTtcacaaagaaaagattaaaatgAAACCCTATAATATATAGACGCGCAAGTAAAGATTTGGGaaaagaaaactcaacaaaCCTTTGTCACCCCTTCGAAAAACGCTTAGAATCTTGGTTATCATGACCTCTTTGCATGATTAAACTCATGTCCACAGATAAATGAGGCGTCCGTTTCCACAAGTTCACCCATCGCTTAGATACAGAACTTGTTCTGACAGCAGATATAAAGGGTGCTTTCGAAAGGATCTTTTCCAATAGTTCATCCGGAAGTTTGTTTATCAGGTCCATGTCATCAGCAGTTCGGATCCTTTTTCCTCCTGCTTcagatgatgctgatgatggTGTCCTTCTTGCATTTGATGgtactggtggtggtggtggtggctgtGAGGACGCCTGCTCCAAGAATGATAATAACTGTGTAGCGTCCATTGTTGAATAGATAAGGTAAAATGCCATATTGACTTGGAAAATTACAAGGAGATGGAAGAGATTAATGGTATcaactttgagagagatagagaagagattAATAGTATCAACTTTGAGAGGGATAGAGAGGCTGTTGTTATGAAAACTACTTATTTATACAACCACAAGTTTGAAGCCTAATTGtaggtttatttatttaagccaagtaattaatgttttttgaCACTTCTTGAGTCAGCTTGAccaataaatttggaaaaagataaaaagatacATGGAAATTAATTAGTCTAATAGGACAATTATTTttacaaggaaacaaaatatcCATTCAAGCTAATACTCccaaattttattaaagttacaaaaatgaaaaaaaaattctgtataaaatataaaattatctttagAAGAAAGTGAATTTTTCACTGTTGGACACACGTACGAACCAAAAatgataatttgttttttaaattatccCGGACCGTTTGTTAACCGAGATTTACACAAACTTATGGTCTCAATATATTAACTTCGCTTCCTTAGCGGTCGAGTGGGTGAACTCTTGTCCTAAAAATAGAGTTGAAGATCTTCTTATCAAAATAAAGAGCATTAAGGTTAATGTTTGCAAATTTCGTATTAACAATATTGTTCTCATCATCTAATTCAAAAGTATATGATCTTTTAGCAAAAAAtcctcaaaacaaaagaaaagttatacAGTTggaaacaaatcatcaaaacttTGTTGACTGGGGCCAgattcttttctatatattacatgATTATAGAAATGGTAACGTTGACTAGCGCTTAAACAAGTGTTCCTCTCCAGATTGAGGATCTATGTATTTAATCCAACGGCTAGGAAGCTTCTTCAAGTCATTATTACCACTGGCTCCCATGTGTGCGATATCTAATCCTCCTCCAACGGGTAAGAACACCGATCTCACGACACGTGTGCCTCGTCTTAAAACTCTGTGCCATCTAAACCCGGGGATAGATTTCTGCGTGGCGTTTTTGCACACCAAAACGGCATCCATTTTGCTCATTTTCGCTAATCCCAACGCTTTGATGAACTCGTGGCGTTTCGAATCAACCACCATGAAATCCACGCCGGAGATTCTCTCAACCACGTCCTCCGTCGATTCTCCTACTATCACCTCCGTCGATTCACTCCTAACGGCTCCTTTCATCACCCAAATGAACAGTGATTGATCATCCCCAAGAAGACACAATGCTGATGAtccaaatgatcctagttctacccatacttcccattctttcactagagcttaaatttacttaaacacattcccctactaaagactctaaccttttttttttttttctcttttctttttctttctttttcaaaacaaccaagtcccaaacccaacaactAAAcaacctagtcctatctagtttgaaaattgcaaactagaattACAAAAGGCAATATtcttgtcagctcaaacctaacactttctaccaagctcaatcccaaaaaggcctcacacacacaagaataaacatggcttgaaaaaaaggattggttaagggtaggggaaactgattttaatggtgcaatcagctacttggatcaacaagagtggtaaaaaggaaaaagatgatccaaatatgtatatggtatccatgagtttaaagcaatgcacaaattgataattaaaagtcaatattaggtttttataaataggaaatggcattAAATCACAACATgtttcaatttagaccaaatgcaatgcaggaattcaagagTTGGTTCAaccttatgcttctaaccactcaactagcatcaaagtactattaacttgggcattgatcctagtttagtgaatttaaacaagctaacaaggcaaactcatcatagatccctaatgttGTTATGAAAcagtcctatatgaaacaagctaaacaagatgctaatatgcaatgcaaactacatgatcactctgtttttgtaaagatttttgcaaaaaatttcaaatttttagggtttttctatgccatagatgaaatgcaagtactaacatgattatgctaaaaaattgaaataagaaaacaaaacacagcatcaaatactatctcaaaccctccctaaacttaaattacacagtcccttgtgtaagagaaatttgagagaagattcaagacttaaaacaaaacaaaagtagagatgcaatggtatttacaaaaATTAGGTGATGATGTTACCTcatggattgtggaagaagttgtctacatcctcattcatgctttcATATGTGTAGTGGGGGTCTTGTGGtggacttggaggtggagaaggaggcaactcgactatggccatcaactggtactcggtcgagtgcccgGTCGAGTGCCCGGTCGAGTGGCATGGTCGAGTTGGTTGCCGAATGGGTGGTGGTGGGAAAAATTGTTGGCCTTGCTGCTGGTAGTACTGCTGCAAGAGAGCTGGATCTATGAAGTATTGGGAAGGGATGGTAGGGTAAGCTTGGCCATAGGGATAGCCTGCTGGAGCTGGGAAACCATAAGGAGGTCTGGGCAAAtgctcggccgagtgcattggaggtgctcggtcgagtggctgctcgagtGAGCTGGTCGAGTGTCTTGCCGATTGTTGTTCTGGGCGACTtgtccttctcctcctctgaattggctcatgCATTGAAGCTCTTACTGGTTCCACTGCTAGTTCAGCTCTAGAAAATGTTCttgttgagctactcctcctcaaagggctagatggtgctggtgaagagttcccactctttaattcagcaatctccttctttaaaaccttgatggacttagtcatccttcccatcttcttcttcagcttgtcAAAGTTCTTTCcttgccacttgttccacttttgtaggagtGTCAACTTCTtactagtctctctcactcttctactatctcttgggctTGGCTCATAGtcttcaaagtaaaattgctcttccccatcagccatctctacatctccagcttcatccaCTCTCACTTGGgctgtcccatcaaacaagaNNNNNNNNNNNNNNNNNNNNNNNNNNNNNNNNNcacagtcccttgtgtaagagaaatttgagagaagattcaagacttaaaacaaaacaaaagtagagatgcaatggtatttacaaaaATTAGGTGATGATGTTACCTcatggattgtggaagaagttgtctacatcctcattcatgctttcATATGTGTAGTGGGGGTCTTGTGGtggacttggaggtggagaaggaggcaactcgactatggccatcaactggtactcggtcgagtgcccgGTCGAGTGCCCGGTCGAGTGGCATGGTCGAGTTGGTTGCCGAATGGGTGGTGGTGGGAAAAATTGTTGGCCTTGCTGCTGGTAGTACTGCTGCAAGAGAGCTGGATCTATGAAGTATTGGGAAGGGATGGTAGGGTAAGCTTGGCCATAGGGATAGCCTGCTGGAGCTGGGAAACCATAAGGAGGTCTGGGCAAAtgctcggccgagtgcattggaggtgctcggtcgagtggctgctcgagtGAGC
The sequence above is drawn from the Camelina sativa cultivar DH55 chromosome 4, Cs, whole genome shotgun sequence genome and encodes:
- the LOC104784045 gene encoding cytochrome P450 71B8-like, producing the protein MKKIVGLELFSPKKHKSFRYIREEEGDLLVKKISKSAQTQTLIDLRKSFFSFTAGTIFRIAFGRNFRQYNFTDMDKLEELVLEAETNVCILALTDFLPTGFGWLVDRISGRHSRMNNAFSKLTNFFQDVIDEQLKIGQLQDNSNLVSAMLDMINIPTNLTSFQITSDHLIAMMSVSVNNLLISTNL
- the LOC104784048 gene encoding uncharacterized protein LOC104784048 → MSSRTTRSSQQAIEHSLNRRDAQLTSRRQAGGDTQPPTRAATRQSAGSSRRSSGVPRRRHQRVEEDPEQTESEEEMYFTLQEHMRRNKAKGKRPAEDQQQEEEVETLCLLGDDQSLFIWVMKGAVRSESTEVIVGESTEDVVERISGVDFMVVDSKRHEFIKALGLAKMSKMDAVLVCKNATQKSIPGFRWHRVLRRGTRVVRSVFLPVGGGLDIAHMGASGNNDLKKLPSRWIKYIDPQSGEEHLFKR